One genomic window of Quercus lobata isolate SW786 chromosome 9, ValleyOak3.0 Primary Assembly, whole genome shotgun sequence includes the following:
- the LOC115960327 gene encoding probable arabinosyltransferase ARAD1 isoform X1 gives MAGAAGRYSLNPRSKSPILLIFLSLLAISVLFFLFSLSPNTRPDYNNPHPTRSPEISFVASLEDFLAHRAPKPRSEDTVSATDNTDDDVVKALDDSMYTIETERLVHGDSYYPLSTPIRVYVYEMPSKFTYDLLWLFRNTYKDTSNLTSNGSPVHRLIEQHSVDYWLWADLIAPESERLLKNVVRVSRQEEADLFYIPFFTTISFFLLEKQQCKALYREALKWVTNQPAWKRSGGRDHILPVHHPWSFKSVRKFMKTAIWLLPDMDSTGNWYKPGQVFLEKDLILPYVPNVELCDAKCLSETESKRSTLLFFRGRLKRNAGGKIRPKLVAELSGAKDVVIEEGTAGEGGKAAAQNGMRKSIFCLSPAGDTPSSARLFDAIVSGCIPVIVSDELELPFEGILDYRKIALFVSSSDAIQPGWLLTFLKSVGPAQIKEMQRNLAKYSRHFLYSSPAQPLGPEDLVWRMMAGKLVNIKLQTRRSQRVVKESRSLCTCDCRPANITSPGLLS, from the exons ATGGCAGGAGCAGCAGGAAGGTACAGTCTAAACCCAAGATCCAAGTCCCCAATCCtcctcatttttctctctctcctcgcTATCTCCgtcctcttcttcctcttctctctctcccccaaTACCCGACCCGACTACAACAACCCTCACCCGACCCGATCACCCGAGATTTCCTTCGTCGCTTCCTTGGAAGACTTCCTCGCTCACCGCGCCCCGAAACCCCGCTCCGAAGACACCGTTTCCGCTACCGACAACACCGACGACGACGTCGTTAAAGCGCTGGACGACTCGATGTATACGATAGAGACTGAGAGATTGGTGCACGGAGATTCGTACTACCCTCTCTCGACGCCGATTAGGGTTTACGTGTATGAAATGCCGAGCAAGTTCACCTACGATCTACTTTGGCTGTTTCGTAACACTTACAAGGACACCTCTAATCTCACCTCCAATGGCAGCCCCGTCCACCGCTTGATCGAACAG CATTCGGTGGATTACTGGCTGTGGGCAGATCTGATTGCGCCGGAATCGGAGAGGTTGTTGAAGAATGTGGTGAGAGTTAGTAGGCAGGAAGAGGCTGATCTTTTCTACATACCTTTCTTCACTACGATAAGCTTCTTCTTGCTCGAGAAACAACAGTGCAAAGCGCTTTACAGG GAAGCTCTAAAGTGGGTGACAAATCAGCCTGCCTGGAAGCGATCTGGAGGAAGGGATCACATACTTCCAGTTCATCATCCCTGGTCTTTCAAATCTGTACGCAAATTCATGAAGACTGCAATTTGGCTACTACCAGATATGGACTCCACAGGGAACTG gTACAAGCCGGGGCAGGTGTTTCTGGAAAAAGACCTAATTCTTCCTTATGTTCCCAACGTTGAATTATGTGATGCCAAATGCTTATCAGAAACAGAATCAAAGAGAAGCACACTACTGTTTTTCCGTGGGCGCCTTAAAAGAAATGCT GGAGGAAAAATACGTCCTAAACTTGTAGCAGAACTAAGTGGTGCTAAGGATGTAGTTATAGAGGAGGGAACAGCTGGAGAGGGAGGCAAAGCAGCAGCTCAGAATGGCATGCGCAA GTCTATCTTTTGTTTAAGTCCAGCTGGTGACACTCCATCATCTGCTAGATTGTTTGATGCTATTGTTAGTGGATGTATTCCTGTTATAGTTAGTGATGAATTGGAGCTTCCTTTTGAAGGAATACTTGATTACAGGAAG ATAGCTTTATTTGTTTCGTCCAGTGATGCAATCCAGCCAGGGTGGCTTTTAACATTTCTAAAAAGTGTTGGCCCTGCTCAGATCAAAGAAATGCAACGGAACCTTGCCAAG TACTCTAGGCACTTTCTATATTCCAGTCCAGCTCAACCTTTGGGTCCAGAAGACTTGGTTTGGAGaatg atGGCTGGTAAGTTGGTAAATATCAAGCTTCAGACACGGAGATCTCAGCGCGTGGTGAAAGAGTCTAGAAGCCTGTGCACTTGTGATTGCAGACCTGCCAACATTACGAGCCCAGGTCTCTTATCTTAA
- the LOC115960327 gene encoding probable arabinosyltransferase ARAD1 isoform X2: protein MAGAAGRYSLNPRSKSPILLIFLSLLAISVLFFLFSLSPNTRPDYNNPHPTRSPEISFVASLEDFLAHRAPKPRSEDTVSATDNTDDDVVKALDDSMYTIETERLVHGDSYYPLSTPIRVYVYEMPSKFTYDLLWLFRNTYKDTSNLTSNGSPVHRLIEQHSVDYWLWADLIAPESERLLKNVVRVSRQEEADLFYIPFFTTISFFLLEKQQCKALYREALKWVTNQPAWKRSGGRDHILPVHHPWSFKSVRKFMKTAIWLLPDMDSTGNWYKPGQVFLEKDLILPYVPNVELCDAKCLSETESKRSTLLFFRGRLKRNAGGKIRPKLVAELSGAKDVVIEEGTAGEGGKAAAQNGMRKSIFCLSPAGDTPSSARLFDAIVSGCIPVIVSDELELPFEGILDYRKMN, encoded by the exons ATGGCAGGAGCAGCAGGAAGGTACAGTCTAAACCCAAGATCCAAGTCCCCAATCCtcctcatttttctctctctcctcgcTATCTCCgtcctcttcttcctcttctctctctcccccaaTACCCGACCCGACTACAACAACCCTCACCCGACCCGATCACCCGAGATTTCCTTCGTCGCTTCCTTGGAAGACTTCCTCGCTCACCGCGCCCCGAAACCCCGCTCCGAAGACACCGTTTCCGCTACCGACAACACCGACGACGACGTCGTTAAAGCGCTGGACGACTCGATGTATACGATAGAGACTGAGAGATTGGTGCACGGAGATTCGTACTACCCTCTCTCGACGCCGATTAGGGTTTACGTGTATGAAATGCCGAGCAAGTTCACCTACGATCTACTTTGGCTGTTTCGTAACACTTACAAGGACACCTCTAATCTCACCTCCAATGGCAGCCCCGTCCACCGCTTGATCGAACAG CATTCGGTGGATTACTGGCTGTGGGCAGATCTGATTGCGCCGGAATCGGAGAGGTTGTTGAAGAATGTGGTGAGAGTTAGTAGGCAGGAAGAGGCTGATCTTTTCTACATACCTTTCTTCACTACGATAAGCTTCTTCTTGCTCGAGAAACAACAGTGCAAAGCGCTTTACAGG GAAGCTCTAAAGTGGGTGACAAATCAGCCTGCCTGGAAGCGATCTGGAGGAAGGGATCACATACTTCCAGTTCATCATCCCTGGTCTTTCAAATCTGTACGCAAATTCATGAAGACTGCAATTTGGCTACTACCAGATATGGACTCCACAGGGAACTG gTACAAGCCGGGGCAGGTGTTTCTGGAAAAAGACCTAATTCTTCCTTATGTTCCCAACGTTGAATTATGTGATGCCAAATGCTTATCAGAAACAGAATCAAAGAGAAGCACACTACTGTTTTTCCGTGGGCGCCTTAAAAGAAATGCT GGAGGAAAAATACGTCCTAAACTTGTAGCAGAACTAAGTGGTGCTAAGGATGTAGTTATAGAGGAGGGAACAGCTGGAGAGGGAGGCAAAGCAGCAGCTCAGAATGGCATGCGCAA GTCTATCTTTTGTTTAAGTCCAGCTGGTGACACTCCATCATCTGCTAGATTGTTTGATGCTATTGTTAGTGGATGTATTCCTGTTATAGTTAGTGATGAATTGGAGCTTCCTTTTGAAGGAATACTTGATTACAGGAAG ATGAACTAG
- the LOC115960326 gene encoding reticuline oxidase-like: protein MLKPERNPFLLVLKFYLSLLVPSCLSAAAPTGTDHITSCLTHHNIKNFTTIPGTGHGGIENDQSSTAYYELLNFSLQNLRFVESTIPKPIAIILPETVDQLLHTLICCREGSLEIRVRSGGHSYEGTSYVATDGAPFVIIDMMNLNRVLVDLETETAWVEGGATLGETYYAIAESSKGSHGFSAGSCPTVGVGGHVGGGGFGFLSRKYGLAADNVVDALLIDANGRLLSREDMGEDVFWAIRGGGGGVWGIVYSWKIKLLKVPPTVTAFIVSRPGTKSHVAELVHKWQYVAPYLEDNFYLSCFVGADLPEAVSLGISATFNGFYLGPRSKAISILNQVFPELGIAKEDCKEMTWIESIVFFSGLINDSSVSDMKNRYLEDKGYFKVKSDYVRTPISIMGLRAALDTLDKEPKGHVILDPYGGIMQNISSEYIPFPHRKGNLFSIQYIVTWKEEDNYRSSEYIDWIRGIYDSMAPFVSKGPRAAYVNYMDFDLGVMKLVNTSVQTEDAAEIARLWGEKYFLKNYDRLVRAKTLIDPNNVFRNQQGIPPNPQPISKQIYKE, encoded by the coding sequence ATGTTGAAGCCGGAAAGGAACCCATTTCTTTTAGTTCTGAAATTCTACCTATCCTTACTTGTTCCTTCTTGTTTATCTGCAGCAGCACCCACAGGCACAGACCACATCACTTCTTGTTTGACTCATCATAACATTAAAAACTTCACCACAATCCCTGGCACTGGCCATGGCGGCATAGAAAATGATCAGTCATCAACAGCTTACTATGAGCTCCTCAACTTTTCCCTTCAAAATCTGAGGTTCGTCGAGTCCACAATTCCCAAGCCAATAGCCATTATACTGCCAGAGACTGTGGACCAGCTACTGCACACTTTGATTTGCTGTAGAGAAGGGTCGTTGGAAATTAGAGTAAGGAGCGGTGGACACAGTTATGAAGGGACTTCGTACGTTGCCACTGATGGAGCTCCATTTGTCATTATCGACATGATGAATTTGAATCGAGTTTTGGTGGATTTGGAAACTGAAACAGCCTGGGTAGAGGGGGGAGCCACACTTGGTGAGACTTACTATGCCATTGCTGAGTCAAGCAAAGGTAGTCATGGATTCTCAGCTGGGTCATGCCCCACCGTAGGGGTTGGTGGGCATGTTGGAGGTGGTGGATTTGGCTTTTTGTCCAGGAAATATGGACTTGCAGCTGATAATGTGGTGGATGCACTTCTTATTGATGCTAATGGAAGGTTGTTATCCCGGGAAGATATGGGAGAGGATGTGTTTTGGGCAATTAGaggaggtggtggtggagtTTGGGGGATTGTGTATTCTTGGAAAATCAAATTGTTGAAAGTGCCACCAACTGTGACTGCTTTCATAGTTTCTAGACCAGGCACCAAAAGCCATGTAGCAGAGTTAGTACACAAGTGGCAATACGTTGCACCCTACTTAGAAGATAACTTCTATTTGTCATGCTTCGTCGGTGCTGATCTGCCAGAAGCTGTAAGTCTAGGAATATCAGCTACGTTTAATGGGTTTTATCTGGGTCCTAGGAGCAAAGCCATATCCATTCTAAACCAGGTGTTTCCTGAGTTGGGTATTGCAAAAGAAGATTGCAAGGAAATGACTTGGATTGAATCAATTGTATTCTTCTCTGGCCTAATCAATGACAGCTCAGTCTCTGACATGAAAAATAGGTATCTGGAAGACAAGGGATATTTTAAGGTCAAATCTGACTATGTGAGAACTCCAATTTCTATTATGGGCTTAAGGGCTGCCCTGGACACACTTGACAAGGAGCCCAAGGGTCATGTCATCTTAGACCCTTATGGTGGGATTATGCAAAATATAAGCAGTGAATACATCCCTTTTCCACATAGAAAAGGTAATCTTTTTTCCATTCAGTATATAGTGACttggaaagaagaagataattacAGAAGCAGCGAGTACATAGATTGGATAAGAGGAATTTATGATTCAATGGCACCATTTGTTTCAAAGGGTCCCAGGGCTGCCTATGTTAATTACATGGACTTTGACCTTGGAGTGATGAAATTGGTTAATACTAGTGTTCAAACAGAGGATGCTGCAGAGATTGCCAGGCTATGGGGTGAAAAGTACTTCTTGAAAAATTACGATAGACTAGTTAGAGCCAAGACACTTATTGATCCAAATAATGTCTTCCGTAATCAACAAGGTATTCCTCCAAATCCCCAACCAATTTCAAAGCAAATATATAAAGAGTGA